Below is a genomic region from Halobacterium sp. CBA1132.
GCCGCTCGCACAGCCGGCGAGTCCAGCGAGCGCGGCTGCGGCCGCGGACTGGAGGACGCGACGGCGACTGCGGTCGGTCGTCGTGTCGTCGGAGGGCGAGGTCACGCTCTCCGGTTCGGCCACTCCCGGCTTGAACGTTTCCCACGTTCTCGCTGACTGACTCGCTGACACGTTCAGTCGGCCGAGCGCACCTGTAAACCGTTAAGTAGCGAGGTGTGCGAGTTCCCATGTAATGAGCGACCTCCCGGACGAGTTCAAGTGCACTATCACCAACTGGGAGTACATCTACGGTCTCTGCCGCGACGTCAGCGACGACGTGAAACACTCCGAGTTCGAGCCCGACGTCGTTGTCGCGCTCGCTCGCGGCGGCTGGTTCGCGGGCCGGTGTCTCTGTGACTTCCTCGGCCTCGACGACCTCACCAGTCTCAAGATGGAGCACTACGTCGGTACCGCCGAGAAGGCCGACGAGCCCGAGGTCCGGTACCCGATGCCGGAGGGCTCCGTCGAGGACAAGGACGTCCTCATCATCGACGACATCGCCGACACCGGCGGCTCCATCGAGCGCGCCCACGAATACGTCGCCGACCGGGAGGCCAACGAGATTCGCACCGCTACTCTCCAACTGCTGGGCACCAGCGAGTACGACCCCGACTACGTCGGCGAGTACCTCGACGAGTGGGCGTGGGTCGTCTACCCGTGGAACTTCATCGAGGACATGATCGACCTCATCTCCGGCGTCATGGAGAAAGACGACGATGGCTCCTACACGCGGGAGGGCATCCAGAACCTCCTCTCGTCGTACCACGACGTCGAACGCATCGAGATGGAAATCGCCCAACCCGACCGCCTCGACGAAGTCTTAGCGGAGATGGTGCGCCGGGACGTGCTCGTGAAGGCCGGCCCCGAGGAGTGGAAGCTCCGCGTCGACGCCTAGCCCGTTTCTGCTGACTGCTCGTAACCCGTTTCGTAGACAGCAACGACGGAAAGCCCTCGGCACGCTCGCGGTCGTCTCGCCGACATATCCGCTCGCTGCGCTCACGGATAGTGGTCGGCGAGACGACCACGCAGGCGCGAGCGTGCCTCGCCCTTTCAATCCGCCGAGGTTACTAAGTCGGACGGGCTGTCGTCGTTCGCCTGTCGAGGTGCGTCGCGACGTGAGACGAGTCTTTTAGGTCGCTCCCGGTTCGACGGCTGTACATGATTGGCTTCATCGGCGGTTCCGGCATCTACGAAGCGCTCCCGCTGAACGACGTGCGAGAGGAGGACGTGACGACGCCGTACGGCGACCCGAGCGCGCCCGTGACTGTCGGCGAGTTCGGCGACACCGGCACCGAGGTCGCGTTCCTGCCGCGACACGGCCCCGACCACCAGCGCTCGCCGACGAACCTCCCGTACAAGGCGAACATCTACGCGCTCAAGCAGCTCGGCGTCGAGCGCATCCTCGCGTCGAACGCCGTCGGCAGCCTCAAGGAGGAACTGCCGCCGCAGACGCTGGTCGTCCCGGACCAGATTTTCGACCGCACGAAACACCGCGACTCCACGTTCTTCGGTGACGGTATCGTCGTCCACCAGCCGTTCGCGGACCCGTACTGCCCGCACATGGTCGAACACCTCCACGAATCCGCCGAGGACGCGACCGACGCCGAAACCCAGGAGGGCGGCACGTACGTCTGCATCGAGGGGCCGCAGTACTCGACGCGAGCCGAGTCGGAGTTCTACAAGAGCCAGGGCTGGGACCTCGTCGGCATGACCGCAATCCCGGAGGCGAAGCTCGCGCGCGAAGCCGAGATGTGTTACGCCACCGTCGCGGGCGTCACCGACTACGACGTCTGGAAGGCCGACAGCGAGGTCACGCTCGAAGAAGTGCTGGAGAACGCCGCCGCCAACGAGAAAGCCATCAAGCGCACCGTCGAGCACGCCATCGAGACGCTGCCCGAGGAGCGCGACTGCGACTGCGGGCACGCCCTCGAAGGCACCGTGAACACGCCCACCGAAGCCATCCCCGAGGACACCCGCGACCGCGTCGACGCGCTCGTCGGCGACTACCTCTGAAGTTGGCGCGCTGACGCGGCTAACGCGGTAAGATTCGCGGCCGAAGGCCCAAAATGTAAATACTGTTCCCGCGTTTGTTAGGGTAAGGTATGGGGGGCCACGCCGACGCCGAAGCGTTCTCGACAGAACTCGCGGCCTTGAAGCGGGACGGCTGCAACGTCCTCGTGGTCAGCGACGCGGAGGGCCGCGACGCCGCCTGCGAGCGCCTCCTCGGCGCCCCCGAACTCGACCGCCGCCACGTCTTTCTCGAAACCGCCGCGGATGTCTCGACAGTGCTGGACCGCCACAGCCCGCGCCGCACCGACGCCTCGACGCTCGGCGTCGTGGACGCCACGCCCGCCACGGGTGCGCGTTCGGCGGCCGCCGCGCCCCAGTCCGGGGGCGCCGGAGCGCCGCTTGGTGAGTGGTACGAACGCGTAGAGGACCGCACCGACTTCGCGGCGCTCACCACGGCCGTCACCGACGCCTTCGACCGCGTCGCCGCGGCCGCCGACACCCCAAGCGAGGTCCGACTCTGCGTCGACGGCCTCGACCCGTTCTTCGACGCTGTTCGCTCCGGGGACACCACCGAGGAACGGCTGTTCCGATTCCTCCACCTCCTCACGAGCGCCGTCCGCGAAGACGATGGTATGGGCCACTTCCACGTCTCCGCGAGCGCCGACGACGCGCTCCTCGCGACGGTCGAGCCGCTGTTCGACGCGACGCTCTCCGTCGAAACCGGTGCAGAAGGAACCGTCCGCCAGCGCTGGCGCCTCCACGACTCCGGCCGCGTCACCGACTGGTTCGCGTTCTGACGGGGGGCATCGGTACGTTTATTCTCCGCGGCTGACTCGATCCGGTGATGCGCTCGCTCTCCGAGGTCCGCGAGGACGCGCTGTTCGTCTACGGGCTGGTGGCCGCCGCCGCGGTCGTCGTCGCGCTCGACGCCGTCGGCGTCGTCGACATCTCCTACGACCTGTCGCTGGTCGCCCTGTTCGTCGCCATCGTCGGCGCGCTCTACCTGAAAGGGAAGTTCGGCGTCGAGAAGCGCTAGATCGCGGCGTCCGTCCCCGCGTTCTCACAGACCCAGAGGTCGCCGAACAGGTCGTCCTGTTCGAGCGTGACCGCGCCGCGGTGCGCGAGAAACAGCAACGCGAGGAACGTCTGCACGCGCGACTCGCCCGCCTCGGCGACTTCCTCGTACAGCACTTCCGTGCGCCCGCCGCCGTACTGCTCGTCCAGCACCGCGCGAACATCCTCGATTGTCGCCTCGATGTCCTCCTCGTGGGCGTTCCCGAGCGCGTCCTCGGCGGTCGGCTCGTCGTCCATCCGGAATTCGTCGCCCGACCGATAGTCCAGCTCTTGGACGCCGCGCCGGAACCCCTTCGGGGAGTCGCTGGTGTCGTACTCGCGGGATTCTTTCCACCACGATCCGCGCTCGGCCTCCCGCAGGTCGCGCACGAGTTCGTCCAGCGTCTCCGGGTTGCCGCGGGCGTGCTTGCGCTCCAGCCGGCGGTCCATCTCGGATTCGAGCGCGTCCACGGGGTCGTAGGCCGGCCGGCCGTCCTCGTCGGGCGGCGCCTCCCACGGCGGCCGCTCGACCTCTTCTTCCTCCTCGGGTTCGTCGTCGCCGGCGTCGAGCATCGCGTCGCTCTTCATCCGCAACAGTACGCTCGCGTAGAACAGCGCCCGCCCCGACGTCCGCAGGTCGGCCTCGTCGAGCGCTTCGAGGAACTTGTCCGTCACCGCGACGATATCGATGTCCCACGGCTCGATTTCGCCGTTCTTCGCGAGCTGCACGAGCAACTCCACGGGCTCGACCTCGTCTTCGGGGTTCGCCTCGGGGTCGGCCGGCGACTCCGCGATGAGTTCCGCCGCGCTGTCCGGCGTGTCGTCTCCGGGCGCGTCCGCGGTCGTCAGTCCGCCGTCGGGCGCGCTCTCGCTTTCGCGCTCCGCTTTCCGGTCCTCGTGGCCCGTGACGTCGAGCGGGACGTCGTCGGAGTCGTCGGTTTCGTCAGTCATTCGCAACTGCCCCCTGGGCGGAGAGGTCGATGCCCGTGACGATGCTGCGGTTGTCCTCCTGCATCGTCACGCCGATGGCGCGCTCGGAGCGGTCGAGCATCGCCGAGCGGTGGCTCACGACGACGAACTGGGCGTCCCCCGCGAGTTCGTCGACGAGTTCACCGACGCGGTCGGCGTTGACGGCGTCGAGGAACGCGTCCACCTCGTCGAGCGCGTAGAACGGCGCGGGGTTGTGGCGCTGGATGCCGAAGATGAACGCCAGCGCGGTCAGGGACTTCTCCCCGCCGCTCATCGCGTCCAGCCGCTGGACGGGCTTGTCCGCGGGCTGGGCTTTCATCGTCAGCCCGCCCTCGAAGGGGTCCTCGGGGTTCTCCAGTTCGAGTTCGCCCGTGCCCGCGGAGAGCCGCGAGAAGATGCGCTGGAACTGGTCGTTGATGGCGTCGAAGGCGTCCATGAACGTCGACTTCTTCTGCTCGTCGTAGTGGTCGATGCGGTCCTGGATGCCGTCGCGCTCCTCGACGAGCGTCGCCCGCTTGTCCTCCAAGTCGTCGAGGTCGGACTCGACGTCGTCGTACTCGTCGATAGCCTTCATGTTCACCGGTTCTAAGGCCTCCATCTGCCGTTCGAGGCGCGCGACGTTCTCCTCGACCTCGTCGAGGTCCGGAATCTCCTCGGGGTCGTAGTCGCCAACGGCGTCCTCGAGGTCGTCGATTTCCTCGGTGAGCCGCGCCTCCGCCCGCCGAAGACTCTCCAGCCGGTTCTCGACTGTCTCGACCTCGCTGGCCTGTTCGTCGCGAGCCGCCTTCGCTTCCCTGAGGTCGTCTTTGAGGTCCTCCCGCTCGCTCTTGAGGTCCGCTAACTCCTCCTCCAACGCAGCGACGGCTTCCTCCTTCTCCGCGAGCGTCTCCTCTTTGGCCTCGATTTGTTCGCGGAGGTCACTGATACGCTGCTCCTGCTCGGCCTTCTCGTTCTGCGCCTCCTCGATGTCGTCGTGGAGGTCCTCGACGGCGTCCTCGGCGTACTCCTTCTCCAACTGGAGGCTGTTCAGTTCGCCGTCGAGGTCGTCCACGCGGGACTGCAGGTCAGCGATGTCGGCCTCGATGTCCTCCTTCTCGGCGGTGAGTTCGGGAATCTTCGAGTCCGCGAGTTCGTCCTCGAGTTCCTCGATGTCCGCTTCGAGCGCCGCGATGTCCTCCTGCTTCGCGGAGATGTCGTCTTCGATGGCCTGCATCTGCTCGTCGACGTCCTCGCGTTCGCCCCGTAGCTCCTCGATTTTCGCCTCCAGCTCGTCGATGCGCTCTTCGACGTCCTCGCGCTCGCTCTCCGTGGCTTCCACGTCGTTCTGCAGCGACCGCACTTGGTCGGTGGCGTCCTGCCGCCGGTCGCGGGCGTCCTCCAAGCGGTCGTCGATTTCGCGGACGTCCTCCCGGAGTTCGGCGCGGTCGTCTTCGAGGCGCTGGATGCGCTCGGCGACGCGCTCCAACTGTCCTTTCCCGGATTTGGAGAACGAGTACCGCGAACCCGACCGCGACCCCCCTGTCATCGCGCCGGACTTCTCGACGAGTTCCCCGGAGAGCGTGACGAGTCGATAGTCGCCCATCAGGTCGCGAGCGGTCTCCATGTTCTCCACGACGAGCGTGTCCCCGAGCACGTACGAGAAGATGGGCTCGTACTGCTCGTCGAAGTCCACGAGGTTGTACGCGAAGTCCACCACGCCCGGCATCTCCGGCGTGCTCGGCAGCGAGCGGTGGCGCATCTTCGTGATGGGGAGCATCGTCGCGCGGCCCGCGTTGCGCTGCTTGAGGTACTCGATGCAGCGCTGGCCCGTGCCGTCGTCGTCCACGACCACGTTCGCGAGGCGGCCGCCAGCGGCCGTCTCACAGGCGGTCGCGTACTGCTCGCTGACGCCGCCGAGTTGGCCGACCGTGCCGTGGACGCCCTCGACGTCGCTGTTCAGAATCGTAGTGACGGCCTTCCCGTACGACGAGTCTCCGGACTCGTTGGCCTGCGCTTCGAGGCGCGCGTACTCCTCTTGGGCCGCCGAGAGGTCGTCCTCGACCTCGTCGAGGTCGTCCTGGCGCTCGCGCTTCTCCTGTTTGAGGTCCTCGACGACCTCCACGATTTGCTCGCGGTTCCGCTTCGCCTTCGCGAGTTCGTCTTCGAGGTCGTCGAGGGTCGCGTCCAACTCCGGGAGGCGCTCGCGGGCGTCTTCGAGGTCTGCTTCGGCTTCGTCGACCGCGTCCGAGCGCCGCTTGGCCTCGTCCAGCAGGCGGTCCTGCTCGCGCTGGAGGTCGTTGCGCTCGCTCTTCGCGTCCTCCAACTCCGCTTTCTTCTCGGCGAGTTCGGCTTTCAGTTCGTCGAACTCGGTGTCCACGGACTCGATTTCCGCTTCGACGTCCGCGAGGTCGGACTCCCGGCTCTGGATGTCCGCCTTCACCGACGCCTTCTCGACTTTCAAGTCCTTGATGTCGCCTTCGAGGTCGTCGATTTGCTCCTGCTTGCGGTCGATTTCGACGAACGCCTGTCGGCGCTCGTTCTCCGCGTCCTCGATGCGCTCCTCGGCGGCCTCGACCTTGTCCTCGAGGCGCGAGATGTCGCCTTTCACTTCCTCCATCTCGCGCTTGATGGCGAGCTGCTCGTCCTCGCCCTTCCGCTCGATTTCCGCGTTCAGGTCCTCGAGGTCCTCTTCGAGGCGGAGCACGGTGCCGCGGCGCTCGTCCAGTTCCTCCCGGAGTTCCGCGAGTTCGTCCTCGCGTTCGTCGATGTCGCTGCGCGTCGCGTCGAGGTCCTCGCGCTTCTCCTCCAACTCGGCGGCCTTCGCGTAGCTCTCGTACTCCTGTTTCTCGTCCCGCAACCCCTGATATTCGAGCGCGGTCTCGCGCTCGTCGGCCAACTGGTCGAGGCGGTCCTGCTTCTCCTCGATGCGGAGGTCGGCCTCGTCGACGCGCTCTTGGACGACCTCCAGTTCCTCGTGGGCGTCGGCCTTCTTCGCGTCGAACTCCGCGACGCCCGCGATCTCGTCGACGATCTCGCGGCGCTCGCCCGGCGTCATGTTGATGATGCCGGTGACGTCGCCCTGCATCACGACGTTGTACCCCTCGGGCGCGACGCCCGCCTGCGCGAGCAGGTCGCGGATGTCCGAGAGGTTCACCGAGCGCCCGTTCAGGTAGTAGTACGAGTAGTAGTTGTCGTCGGTGCGTTTCACGCGGCGCTTGACGGTGATGGTGTCGACATCGCCGACCTTCTCGGAGCCGGCGGCGGTCTCGACTTGCGAGCGCGAGAGCGTGCCGTCGCCGTTGTTCAACACGACCTCGACGCTGGCCTCCTTCGGGCCGGCGGACTCGTCGTCGCCCTCGTGGCTGGGGTTGTAGATGAGGTCCGTGAGCTTCTCCGCGCGCATCCCCGAGGTGCGCGCGAGGCCGAGCGCGAACAACACCGCGTCGATGATGTTGGACTTCCCGGAGCCGTTCGGGCCGCTAATCGTCGTGAAGTCCTCGTAGAACGGGATGCGCGTCGTCCCGGCGAAGCTCTTGAAGTTCTGGAGGACGATTTCGTCGATGTACATGCTGGGGAGGGGAGCGGCCTACGCGACGATGATGTCGTCGAGGCCCGACTCCTCGTTGTCGTCAGCGTCGCCGTCCACAGGTTTAGTCGCTTCGCCTGCCTCGCTGTCGTCCTCGTCGTCGGGCTCGATGACGCCGCCCTCGCGGGATTCCCGGAGTTCCTCCGTACTCGGCGTGCGGTCCAGTTCAGCCTCCAGCGTGCGGATGCGCTCGCTGGCGTCCACGAGTTCCTCGGTGAGTCCGCGGACGGTGGCCTCCAGTTCTTCGACGCGCTGTTCGAGTTCCTCGACGTCGGTGTCGTCAGTCATACGTTCTGAACGGGACGCGAGACGGATAAGTATAGGTCGGACGCGCGTCAGACAACTTCGGCGGGTCGCGCGGGGGCCGCCCGCGTGGCCCCTTCGTTAGCCCTAAGCGGCCACCCCTCGAATCGTGGCGTAATGAGTACGCAGTCCGCCACGCAGGACCTCGCCGCGGTCATCGGGCTGGAGGTCCACGTGCAACTGGAGACGGACACCAAGATATTCTGTGGGTGTTCGACCGACACCGACGACGCGGAGCCGAACACGCACACGTGTCCGGTGTGCCTCGGGCTCCCGGGCGCGCTCCCGGTGCTGAACGAGGGCGCCGTCGAGGCCGCGGTGAAACTCGGGAAGGCAATCGACGCGGAAATCCCCGAGCGAACCCGCTTCCACCGGAAGAACTACTTCTATCCCGACCTGCCGAAGGGCTTCCAGATCACGCAGTACGACGCGCCCATCTGCCAGGACGGCGAACTCGACGTGACCGTCGAGGACGAGCGCCGCGAAATCGGCATCGAGCGCGCGCACCTCGAAGAGGACCCGGGGAGCCTCCAGCACGTCGGCGGCAGCATCGACACCGCCGACTACACGCTCGTCGACTACAACCGCGCGGGCACGCCGCTGATGGAAATCGTCACGCGCCCGGACTTCCGGAGCGCCGACGAGGCGCGCGCGTTCCTCGCGAAACTCACCGACGTCCTCGAATATTTGGGCATCTTCGACGCGGAGCGCGACGGCAGTCTGCGCGTGGACGCCAACATCTCGATGGTCGACGCCGAGAAACTAGAGGGCGGCATCAGCGACGAGGCGCTGGAAGCCGCCAACCGCACGGAGGTGAAGAACATCTCCAGTCACAAGGGCGCACAGAAGGCGCTGTCCTACGAGATTACGCGCCAGCGCAACCAGATTCAGCGCGGCCGCGAGGTCGAACAGGAGACCCGCCACTGGGACGAGAGCCGGGGCATCACGGTGTCGATGCGCTCGAAGGAGGAGGAGAAGGACTACCGCTACTTCCGGGAGGCGGACATCCCGCCGCTCGAAGTCTCGGACTGGAAGGACGAGATTCCGATTCCGGAGCTGCCGGACGCGCGCCGCGAGCGCTTCCGCGAGGAGTACGGCGTCGGCGCGGAAACGGCGTCGAAGCTCACGTCGCGGAAGGCCGTCGCGGACCTCTTCGAGGAACTCGCCGACGAGTACGACCCCGGGCTGGCGGCGACGTGGGTCGCGGACAACGTCCTCGGCGAACTCAACTACCGCGGGCTGGAAGTCGGGGACATCACCGACCGTCTCGGCGAGTTCGAGCGCCTCGTGGAACTCGTCGCGGAGGACGAGATCACGGCGAAGAACGCCGAGGAGGTCGTGCTTCGGGAGATGCTCGACGAGGGTCGCAGTCCAGACGAGATTGTCGAGGCCGAGGACCTCGGGAAGACCACGGGCGGCGAGGTCGAGGCGGCCGTCGCCGAGGCTATCGACGAGAACCCGGACGCCGTCGAGGACTACCACGCCGGGGAGGGCGGCGCGCTGAACTTCCTCGTCGGGCAGGTGATGGGGAAGACCGGCGGGAGCGCGGACCCCGGCCAAGTGAACGAACTGCTGCGCGAACAGTTGGAGTAGGCTGTCGGCACCGACGCGGCTCGCTTCTCGTTTTCGTCGACGCGCGGCTACGCTTCGGTGTCGAAAGAGTCGTGGTCGATGACGTAGAGTACGCCGATTGCCGCGAGCGTGAGGCCGCCGACGGCGACGAGCGCGGCGTACGCGAGGTCGCCGGCTCCCGGCTGGTCGTCGAGAGTCGTGACGCCGGAGACGACCAGCGAGAGCCCGAGTGCGACGTTCGCCAGTCCCGCGAGCAGCGACCACCGCACGCGGTCGGTGACGCCCCCGGCGAACATGAGCGCGCCGGCGAGCGCCATGAGCACCATCTGGACGGCGAGCGGTCCGTCGGCCGGGAACGTCGCCGCGAGCGCGACCGCGGCGAACGCGAACAGCGCCGCGCCGAACCACTGGGTCAGCGTTCGTCGGTTCACAGTCGTCGTTCCGTCCGGCCGGGGTTAGTCGTTGCGCGTGCTCGCACGCCGCGCGAGTACCCGCACTCGCGGCCGGCCGCGAGCGCGCCTTGTCCCGTCGCCTGCTTGCGGTTCCCGGTCCCGAAATCTTTACCCGCGGTTGCGGCGTAACCGTTCGCAACGACCACCTCGGCAGGTGGAGGTACACCGTGGAACTCATCGTCACAGAGAAGAACAACGCCGCGCGACGCATCGCCGACATCCTCTCGGAGGGAGGGGCAACGACGGACACGACTGCGGGCGTCAACGTCTACGAGTGGGGGGGCCGCCGCTGCATCGGCCTCTCGGGCCACGTCGTCGGCGTCGACTTCCCCGCCGAGTACTCGGACTGGCGGGACGTCGAGCCAGCCGAACTCGTGCACGCCGACGTCGTGAAGGAGCCGACCCAGGAGGACATCGTGAACGCGCTCCAGCGCCTCGCTCGCGAGGCCGACAACGTCGTCATCGCGACTGACTACGACCGCGAGGGCGAACTCATCGGGAAGGAAGCCTACGAACTCGTCCGCGAGGTCAACGAGGAGGCGCCCATCCAGCGCGTGCGCTTCTCCTCGATCACGGACAACGAGGTCAAGTCCGCGTTCGCGGACCCCGACGAGGTGGACTTCGACCTCGCCGCGGCGGGCGAGGCCCGCCAAATCATCGACCTCGTGTGGGGCGCCGCACTCACGCGATTCCTCTCGCTGTCCGCCCGGCAGATGGGCGAGGACTTCATCTCCGTCGGGCGCGTGCAGTCCCCGACGCTGAAGCTCATCGTGGACAAGGAGCGCGAAATCGAGGCCTTCGAGCCGGACGACTACTGGGAGCTGTTCGCGGACCTCGCCAAGGACGACACGACGTTCGAGGCGCAGTACTTCTACGAGGGCGAGGACGGTAACGAGGCCGAGCGCGTCTGGGACGAGGACGCCGCCGAGCGCGCGTTCTCGGTGCTCCGGGAGGCCGGCGAGGCGGTCGTCCAGTCGGTGTCGCGGCGCACGCGCAGCGACGACCCGCCGGCGCCGTTCAACACCACGCAGTTCATCCGCGCCGCGGGGTCGCTGGGGTACTCTGCGGGCCGCGCGATGAGCATCGCCGAGGACCTCTACACGGCGGGCTACATCACGTACCCGCGGACGGACAACACCGTCTACCCCGAGGACTTGGACGAGCGCGACCTGCTCGGGGAGTTCGAGCAGACGATATTCGGCGACGACGCCGAGATGCTGCTCGAACGGGACGACCTCTCGCCGACGGAGGGCGACGAGGAGACGACCGACCACCCGCCGATTCACCCGACGCCGGACTTCCCCGACCGGAACAAGCTCTCCGAGGACGAGTGGGAGGTGTACGAGCTCGTCGTGCGGCGGTTCTTCGCGACGCTCGCGGAGCCCGCCGTCTGGGAGCACCTGCGCGTGGTCGCGGACGCCGACGGCGAATCCCTCAAAGCGAACGGCAAGCGCCTCCTCGAAGAGGGCTACCACGCGGTCTACCCGTACTTCAACACGAGCGAGAACTACGTGCCGGACGTCGACGAGGGCGAACACCTCGACCTCACCGACCCGCGGATGGAGGCCAAGCAGACCCAGCCGCCGCGCCGGTACGGCCAGAGCCGGCTCATCGAGACGATGGAGGACATGGGCATCGGGACGAAGTGTCTGACTGGAGATAGTCGGGTTCTCGTCCGTCATGAGTCTGGCGACATCGAGCGCGTTCCGATTGCCGAACTGTTCGATTCGGGCCGTGTAGCGCTTGCTGACGGGGATACAGATATCGCCGTCGCGGAGGATGGACCGACTACCCTCTCCTTCGAGGAAGGAACCGGTCGGACTACGGAGCGCGAACAGACGCTCGTCAGTGAGCGTCCGCTTGACGACGACGAACGCGTGTTCCGGGTCGAAACGAATGCGGGATCCTTCGAGGCGACGAGCGAACATCCCGTTTATACGCACTCCGGCGACACGTTCGAAGTGAAGCCGCTCGTTGCGATTGACGAGGGTGACGAACTCCTCACCGCGCGTCGTGCTGCGAGCGACGACGTGGATGTATCGACGACGGTCGCTACGTGGTCAGAGTTTGCAGCGGCTTGTGATAAGAAATCGAAGCTTTACGGGGTCGATTGCGGTGACGCACTCCGTAAACACCGAAAAGCGGCAGCGGAGACACAGGCCGAGTTCGCCGAACGAGTCGGCACCCACCGGCCGCAGGTCACTCGGTATGAGAACGGCGACAAGGACGTTCCAGTGTGGATTCTTGGACGGATAGATGTACGACCCGACGAAATTCACGGCCTGAACTACGATGTCTCCGTTCAGAATCCGTTCCCGCTCGACTGGTCGCCCGAACTGGCACGAGTGCTCGGCTGCCTGTTGGGCGACGGGTCGGTTCACGTCAACGAAGACGAGAACGTCGTCGATATCAGATACCACAACACCGACGAGCGCCTCATCGAGCGTTTCGTAGACGACATCGAAACGCTGTTCGACGTCAAACCGGCT
It encodes:
- a CDS encoding phosphoribosyltransferase produces the protein MSDLPDEFKCTITNWEYIYGLCRDVSDDVKHSEFEPDVVVALARGGWFAGRCLCDFLGLDDLTSLKMEHYVGTAEKADEPEVRYPMPEGSVEDKDVLIIDDIADTGGSIERAHEYVADREANEIRTATLQLLGTSEYDPDYVGEYLDEWAWVVYPWNFIEDMIDLISGVMEKDDDGSYTREGIQNLLSSYHDVERIEMEIAQPDRLDEVLAEMVRRDVLVKAGPEEWKLRVDA
- the mtnP gene encoding S-methyl-5'-thioadenosine phosphorylase codes for the protein MIGFIGGSGIYEALPLNDVREEDVTTPYGDPSAPVTVGEFGDTGTEVAFLPRHGPDHQRSPTNLPYKANIYALKQLGVERILASNAVGSLKEELPPQTLVVPDQIFDRTKHRDSTFFGDGIVVHQPFADPYCPHMVEHLHESAEDATDAETQEGGTYVCIEGPQYSTRAESEFYKSQGWDLVGMTAIPEAKLAREAEMCYATVAGVTDYDVWKADSEVTLEEVLENAAANEKAIKRTVEHAIETLPEERDCDCGHALEGTVNTPTEAIPEDTRDRVDALVGDYL
- a CDS encoding ScpA family protein encodes the protein MTDETDDSDDVPLDVTGHEDRKAERESESAPDGGLTTADAPGDDTPDSAAELIAESPADPEANPEDEVEPVELLVQLAKNGEIEPWDIDIVAVTDKFLEALDEADLRTSGRALFYASVLLRMKSDAMLDAGDDEPEEEEEVERPPWEAPPDEDGRPAYDPVDALESEMDRRLERKHARGNPETLDELVRDLREAERGSWWKESREYDTSDSPKGFRRGVQELDYRSGDEFRMDDEPTAEDALGNAHEEDIEATIEDVRAVLDEQYGGGRTEVLYEEVAEAGESRVQTFLALLFLAHRGAVTLEQDDLFGDLWVCENAGTDAAI
- the smc gene encoding chromosome segregation protein SMC gives rise to the protein MYIDEIVLQNFKSFAGTTRIPFYEDFTTISGPNGSGKSNIIDAVLFALGLARTSGMRAEKLTDLIYNPSHEGDDESAGPKEASVEVVLNNGDGTLSRSQVETAAGSEKVGDVDTITVKRRVKRTDDNYYSYYYLNGRSVNLSDIRDLLAQAGVAPEGYNVVMQGDVTGIINMTPGERREIVDEIAGVAEFDAKKADAHEELEVVQERVDEADLRIEEKQDRLDQLADERETALEYQGLRDEKQEYESYAKAAELEEKREDLDATRSDIDEREDELAELREELDERRGTVLRLEEDLEDLNAEIERKGEDEQLAIKREMEEVKGDISRLEDKVEAAEERIEDAENERRQAFVEIDRKQEQIDDLEGDIKDLKVEKASVKADIQSRESDLADVEAEIESVDTEFDELKAELAEKKAELEDAKSERNDLQREQDRLLDEAKRRSDAVDEAEADLEDARERLPELDATLDDLEDELAKAKRNREQIVEVVEDLKQEKRERQDDLDEVEDDLSAAQEEYARLEAQANESGDSSYGKAVTTILNSDVEGVHGTVGQLGGVSEQYATACETAAGGRLANVVVDDDGTGQRCIEYLKQRNAGRATMLPITKMRHRSLPSTPEMPGVVDFAYNLVDFDEQYEPIFSYVLGDTLVVENMETARDLMGDYRLVTLSGELVEKSGAMTGGSRSGSRYSFSKSGKGQLERVAERIQRLEDDRAELREDVREIDDRLEDARDRRQDATDQVRSLQNDVEATESEREDVEERIDELEAKIEELRGEREDVDEQMQAIEDDISAKQEDIAALEADIEELEDELADSKIPELTAEKEDIEADIADLQSRVDDLDGELNSLQLEKEYAEDAVEDLHDDIEEAQNEKAEQEQRISDLREQIEAKEETLAEKEEAVAALEEELADLKSEREDLKDDLREAKAARDEQASEVETVENRLESLRRAEARLTEEIDDLEDAVGDYDPEEIPDLDEVEENVARLERQMEALEPVNMKAIDEYDDVESDLDDLEDKRATLVEERDGIQDRIDHYDEQKKSTFMDAFDAINDQFQRIFSRLSAGTGELELENPEDPFEGGLTMKAQPADKPVQRLDAMSGGEKSLTALAFIFGIQRHNPAPFYALDEVDAFLDAVNADRVGELVDELAGDAQFVVVSHRSAMLDRSERAIGVTMQEDNRSIVTGIDLSAQGAVAND
- the gatB gene encoding Asp-tRNA(Asn)/Glu-tRNA(Gln) amidotransferase subunit GatB, whose protein sequence is MSTQSATQDLAAVIGLEVHVQLETDTKIFCGCSTDTDDAEPNTHTCPVCLGLPGALPVLNEGAVEAAVKLGKAIDAEIPERTRFHRKNYFYPDLPKGFQITQYDAPICQDGELDVTVEDERREIGIERAHLEEDPGSLQHVGGSIDTADYTLVDYNRAGTPLMEIVTRPDFRSADEARAFLAKLTDVLEYLGIFDAERDGSLRVDANISMVDAEKLEGGISDEALEAANRTEVKNISSHKGAQKALSYEITRQRNQIQRGREVEQETRHWDESRGITVSMRSKEEEKDYRYFREADIPPLEVSDWKDEIPIPELPDARRERFREEYGVGAETASKLTSRKAVADLFEELADEYDPGLAATWVADNVLGELNYRGLEVGDITDRLGEFERLVELVAEDEITAKNAEEVVLREMLDEGRSPDEIVEAEDLGKTTGGEVEAAVAEAIDENPDAVEDYHAGEGGALNFLVGQVMGKTGGSADPGQVNELLREQLE